A region from the Sporohalobacter salinus genome encodes:
- a CDS encoding FprA family A-type flavoprotein: MKPIEVKEDIYWVGGIDWDLRNFHGYSTNRGSTYNAYLIIDDKVTLIDTVKSYLCDEMMERISEIIDPAEIDYVVSNHVEMDHSGSLPEIMEVAKEATVITSPKGEKGLKSHYDADWNFKVIDSNESLDLGRRSLEFVLTPMVHWPDNMVSYLPEDKLLFSNDAFGQHYASSERFDDQTPYDIVMEEAKKYYANIVLPYSSQVQNVLGTVGDLDIEIIAPSHGIIWRSNIEEIIQKYKKWSANETEEEAIIIYDTMWESTAKIATSIQRAFEAKDINTKMRKLGVNHISDIMTDVMTAEYICVGSPTLNNNMLPTVASFLTYLKGLAPKDRTGLAFGSYGWGGQSVGQVADILEECDFELLDPIKEQYIPNDDNLDEITERVKEQIK, from the coding sequence ATGAAACCGATAGAAGTAAAAGAGGATATTTATTGGGTTGGAGGTATTGATTGGGATTTAAGAAATTTTCATGGTTATTCTACTAATCGTGGTTCAACGTATAATGCTTATTTAATTATTGATGATAAAGTTACACTTATTGATACAGTAAAGTCGTATCTTTGTGATGAAATGATGGAACGAATTTCTGAAATAATTGATCCAGCAGAGATTGATTATGTAGTATCTAATCACGTAGAGATGGATCATTCTGGTAGTTTACCAGAAATTATGGAGGTTGCTAAAGAAGCAACAGTGATTACTTCTCCTAAAGGAGAAAAAGGATTAAAGTCTCATTATGATGCAGACTGGAACTTTAAGGTTATTGATTCAAATGAATCTTTAGATTTAGGAAGAAGAAGTTTAGAATTTGTCTTAACACCTATGGTTCATTGGCCAGATAACATGGTATCTTACTTACCAGAGGATAAGTTATTATTTTCTAATGATGCTTTTGGACAGCATTATGCATCTTCAGAACGATTCGATGATCAAACTCCGTATGATATTGTTATGGAGGAAGCTAAGAAGTATTATGCTAATATAGTTCTACCTTACAGTAGTCAAGTGCAGAATGTGTTAGGTACTGTAGGAGATTTAGATATTGAGATAATTGCTCCATCTCATGGTATAATCTGGCGTTCTAATATTGAAGAGATTATTCAGAAATATAAAAAATGGTCGGCTAATGAAACTGAAGAAGAAGCAATAATTATTTATGATACTATGTGGGAGTCTACTGCCAAGATTGCTACTAGTATTCAGCGGGCATTTGAAGCTAAAGATATAAATACTAAAATGAGGAAACTCGGTGTTAATCATATTTCTGATATTATGACTGATGTTATGACTGCTGAATATATTTGTGTTGGTTCTCCAACATTAAATAATAATATGTTACCTACTGTAGCATCTTTTCTAACTTATCTTAAAGGTTTAGCACCTAAAGATCGAACCGGTCTGGCTTTTGGATCTTACGGCTGGGGTGGTCAGAGTGTAGGGCAAGTAGCTGATATATTAGAAGAATGTGATTTTGAACTTTTAGATCCAATTAAAGAACAGTATATACCTAATGATGATAATTTAGATGAAATAACTGAAAGAGTAAAGGAACAGATAAAATAA
- a CDS encoding FtsX-like permease family protein: protein MLFLWNLASKNLLRNKLRTSISILAIALSVALVVFVKGLVVGMIDNMFALHIQYKAGHAKIINQEYQQKERLLSLNYPVDGFNGEGISNMEQKLTKIDGVKRTLPRIKFRAAVIQDQKDELVRLMGWGVQPDKELEFTNIENKLTDGRMVKQGQKEVVLGKDLLQKLNLDVGEKITFLYQTSFGSFRGSTFKIVGQIDSGLKLLDKKAFYLPLDQTQRMLEMPGMATELLIETTNYRKIDQIMPKVKEVFKKAEAAEDYQIISWNRGYDMINMLQIAQRIYNFVYIFLIILAGIVVVNTMIMIVKERTKEIGMMTALGLKNQEILTMFIMEGTVMGLVGSLVGVIIGGTVTKIIAITEIIDYSAAMSGVSENILLNPVVRPVVSGKTLIYSFILGVVVTALTCILPARKAAKLKPADALRTT, encoded by the coding sequence GTGTTATTTTTATGGAATTTAGCATCTAAGAATTTACTGCGTAATAAATTAAGGACTTCAATATCTATTTTAGCTATTGCTTTATCTGTAGCTTTAGTTGTTTTTGTAAAAGGGTTAGTAGTAGGAATGATAGATAATATGTTTGCACTTCATATTCAATATAAGGCTGGACATGCCAAAATTATTAATCAGGAGTATCAACAAAAAGAGAGACTATTATCTTTAAATTATCCTGTTGATGGATTTAATGGTGAAGGGATTAGTAATATGGAGCAGAAATTAACAAAAATTGATGGAGTAAAAAGGACACTCCCTCGAATTAAGTTTAGGGCAGCAGTTATTCAAGATCAGAAAGATGAGTTAGTAAGACTAATGGGATGGGGAGTTCAGCCAGATAAAGAGTTAGAATTTACTAATATTGAGAATAAGTTGACAGATGGGAGAATGGTAAAGCAGGGGCAGAAGGAAGTTGTGCTGGGAAAAGATCTATTGCAAAAATTGAATTTAGATGTAGGAGAAAAAATTACTTTTTTATATCAAACTTCTTTTGGTTCCTTTAGAGGTTCTACTTTTAAAATAGTAGGTCAAATAGATAGTGGTTTAAAATTATTAGATAAAAAAGCATTTTACTTACCTTTGGACCAGACTCAAAGAATGTTAGAGATGCCAGGTATGGCAACAGAGCTGTTAATAGAGACTACTAATTATCGAAAAATAGATCAGATAATGCCTAAAGTGAAAGAAGTATTTAAGAAAGCAGAAGCGGCCGAAGATTATCAAATTATTTCCTGGAATCGCGGTTACGATATGATTAATATGTTACAGATAGCTCAGAGGATTTATAATTTTGTCTATATATTTTTAATTATTTTAGCTGGAATAGTAGTAGTTAATACCATGATTATGATAGTTAAAGAACGGACAAAAGAGATTGGAATGATGACAGCATTAGGCTTAAAGAATCAGGAAATATTGACTATGTTTATCATGGAGGGAACTGTTATGGGATTAGTTGGTAGTTTAGTAGGAGTAATTATTGGCGGAACAGTTACGAAGATAATTGCCATAACAGAGATTATTGATTATAGTGCAGCAATGTCAGGAGTAAGTGAGAATATATTATTAAACCCTGTAGTGCGTCCAGTGGTCAGTGGAAAAACTTTAATTTATTCTTTTATTTTGGGAGTAGTTGTTACAGCGCTGACCTGTATTCTTCCTGCTCGAAAAGCAGCAAAGCTTAAACCGGCTGATGCTTTACGCACTACTTAA
- a CDS encoding asparagine synthase, producing MQKVRKVKEGAIPTALGTVVTGLGLGMRSINSALGWGIAGFGAAHILLGVIDLIEH from the coding sequence ATTCAGAAAGTAAGAAAGGTTAAGGAAGGAGCAATTCCTACTGCTCTTGGTACTGTAGTTACTGGTTTAGGACTTGGAATGCGTTCTATTAACTCGGCTCTAGGATGGGGGATAGCTGGTTTTGGAGCTGCTCACATCTTGCTAGGAGTAATTGATTTAATTGAACATTAA
- the rd gene encoding rubredoxin, which translates to MDKYRCEVCGYVYDPEEGDPESGVEPGTPFEDLPDDWTCPLCGVGKDQFEKQE; encoded by the coding sequence ATGGATAAATATCGTTGTGAAGTCTGTGGGTATGTATATGATCCAGAAGAAGGTGATCCAGAATCTGGAGTAGAACCAGGAACTCCTTTTGAAGATTTACCTGATGATTGGACTTGTCCTCTATGTGGTGTAGGAAAGGATCAATTTGAAAAACAGGAGTAA
- a CDS encoding YkvA family protein, with the protein MNKFTEAEILKFLGKLANKWGTGHDSITRILDKVEKFLDEKSSKIDFLDKVKLFVSMLKDHSNQNYYIDDGILGSIIACLAYLVLPTDLVPDFIPIAGFTDDAAAFMLVMNQISNEIQRYQEWKKENNELSKEEVIDIE; encoded by the coding sequence ATGAATAAATTTACAGAAGCAGAAATTTTAAAGTTCCTAGGAAAGCTAGCTAACAAATGGGGAACTGGTCACGATAGCATCACCAGAATTTTAGATAAAGTAGAAAAATTTTTAGATGAAAAAAGCAGTAAAATTGACTTCTTAGATAAAGTTAAATTATTTGTATCTATGCTAAAAGATCACTCAAACCAAAATTATTATATTGATGATGGAATTTTAGGATCAATTATTGCCTGCTTAGCTTACTTGGTATTACCAACTGATCTTGTACCAGACTTCATTCCAATAGCTGGATTTACTGATGATGCCGCTGCCTTTATGCTGGTAATGAATCAAATCAGTAATGAAATACAGCGATATCAAGAATGGAAAAAGGAAAATAATGAACTATCAAAAGAAGAAGTAATCGATATTGAATAA